The proteins below come from a single Afipia felis ATCC 53690 genomic window:
- a CDS encoding DUF2798 domain-containing protein: MIQSGITSGVASGIASLNALEEGGFFTRWSKAWLISWIIMVPFVLLAAPLIRRLTLLVVADDAPRV; encoded by the coding sequence ATGATTCAATCTGGAATAACCAGCGGCGTCGCGAGCGGTATTGCGAGTTTGAATGCACTTGAAGAAGGGGGCTTCTTCACTCGGTGGTCTAAAGCATGGTTGATATCCTGGATAATCATGGTGCCATTCGTGTTACTTGCGGCCCCTCTGATCAGACGCCTGACTCTTCTCGTTGTTGCTGATGATGCGCCTCGAGTTTGA
- a CDS encoding solute symporter family protein, with product MITLGIFALILLITLGITYWAARRTATTADFYAADSSLTASQNGFALAGDWCSAAAFLGFSGLTALYGMDGAFYAIGPLVAFCTVLFLVAEPLRNSGRYTLGDVIRSRMQTRSSLLATIAGTIVVNFAYLMPQMAGAGVLVRLLTGIPYDWAVIFVGIAMIVYVAFGGMLATTWVQIIKAVFMLATGALVLGMALRLVNFNPLTLFDNAEAKYGAKYLLPGNYLKNPFDQISLGLGYVLGLAGLPHVMTRFYTVPDAKTARRSVVWVMFLAGLFFAGTTLFGLAAADFVGQDVIRAADKGGNLALPLLAQYLGGGKGTLGGEVMLGLVAAVAVATILAVVSALTLSTSSTVAHDFYTNWLNQGKIDPKREVMVARISAVVIGILAVVLGILAQGINVAVLVILAICVAASANFPVLILSLFWKRFNTGGVIGGMSFGLISSVVLAMIGPAMRGADALWPLVNPTVVSLPLGFLGAVIGSLIAGRDKANETRFEDFTVRVHTGVDPTS from the coding sequence ATGATTACCCTCGGTATTTTTGCGCTCATTCTCCTTATCACGCTGGGCATAACCTACTGGGCCGCGAGACGTACAGCGACAACCGCGGACTTCTACGCAGCGGATAGTAGCCTGACGGCTTCGCAAAACGGATTTGCTTTGGCTGGCGACTGGTGCAGCGCGGCGGCTTTCCTCGGGTTCTCTGGATTGACGGCGCTTTATGGCATGGACGGAGCGTTCTATGCGATCGGGCCTCTCGTCGCTTTCTGCACTGTGCTCTTTTTAGTTGCGGAGCCACTTCGCAATTCCGGCCGCTATACATTGGGTGACGTTATCCGAAGCCGAATGCAGACGCGGTCTTCACTGCTTGCCACAATCGCCGGCACTATTGTCGTCAATTTCGCCTATCTAATGCCTCAGATGGCGGGCGCTGGAGTACTCGTTCGGTTGTTGACAGGCATTCCTTATGACTGGGCCGTCATCTTTGTCGGTATCGCGATGATTGTATATGTCGCTTTCGGCGGCATGCTCGCCACCACTTGGGTTCAGATCATCAAGGCCGTCTTTATGCTTGCGACCGGGGCACTCGTGCTGGGAATGGCACTGCGGCTAGTCAACTTCAATCCGCTGACCCTGTTCGACAACGCAGAAGCCAAATACGGCGCGAAGTACCTTTTGCCCGGCAACTACCTTAAAAATCCGTTTGACCAGATTTCCCTTGGACTTGGCTATGTGCTCGGTCTCGCGGGACTCCCTCATGTTATGACACGGTTTTATACCGTGCCGGATGCCAAGACGGCGCGACGGTCAGTCGTTTGGGTGATGTTCCTTGCCGGTCTGTTCTTCGCGGGTACGACACTTTTTGGTCTCGCAGCAGCTGACTTCGTTGGTCAGGACGTTATTCGCGCAGCAGATAAGGGAGGCAATCTTGCACTGCCTCTGCTGGCCCAATATCTCGGGGGCGGAAAAGGCACGCTAGGTGGCGAGGTGATGCTTGGGCTGGTCGCAGCTGTCGCTGTTGCGACGATTCTGGCCGTTGTCTCGGCCCTTACGCTGTCGACATCAAGCACTGTGGCGCACGACTTTTACACTAACTGGCTCAACCAGGGGAAAATCGATCCTAAGCGCGAAGTCATGGTTGCTCGCATCTCGGCGGTGGTGATCGGCATTCTTGCTGTCGTGCTAGGCATTCTAGCCCAAGGCATTAACGTCGCCGTCTTGGTGATTCTTGCAATTTGCGTTGCGGCCAGCGCCAACTTCCCAGTCCTCATCCTTTCGCTGTTCTGGAAGCGGTTCAACACCGGGGGAGTTATCGGTGGCATGAGCTTTGGTCTTATCTCGTCGGTCGTGCTGGCGATGATAGGGCCGGCAATGCGTGGCGCAGATGCTTTGTGGCCGCTGGTTAATCCAACGGTAGTTTCACTTCCGCTCGGTTTCCTCGGTGCCGTTATCGGTTCATTGATCGCCGGTCGCGACAAAGCCAATGAAACGCGTTTTGAGGATTTTACGGTCCGCGTCCACACCGGCGTTGATCCCACCTCATAA
- a CDS encoding LysR family transcriptional regulator, producing the protein MNVGLRQLKVFLAVARHRSFSRAAEDIGSSQSAVSLAIRQVETELGVKLLDRTTRQVRLTSVGETLVATSARLLNELDTVLRELRDIGVQHRGTVAMACVPSIARSLMPRCIEYCSTKWPNVSFSIEDVAAKEVVQKVVRGEIEFGISSGFIAESDLEIHTLMNDPFLVVCRRDDVFAKKRAIPWPRLGDRQLVMLNNTSGSRQQIIDTLARLKINAHIVLELAQPSSVLGMVEAGLGVAVVPEMVAPYDSHPTLTTRPLMRPQTSRNILLFKRRDRSLSPAGLVVWQTLFELFGSDTKGKTKGGMARKK; encoded by the coding sequence ATGAATGTCGGATTACGTCAGCTGAAGGTGTTTTTGGCAGTTGCCAGACACCGCAGTTTCAGCCGCGCAGCTGAAGACATTGGCTCGTCGCAAAGCGCCGTAAGCCTTGCGATCCGGCAAGTCGAAACCGAACTAGGTGTTAAACTGCTCGACCGCACAACACGACAGGTCCGGTTGACGTCCGTTGGTGAAACATTAGTGGCAACAAGCGCCCGCTTACTCAATGAACTCGACACTGTTTTGCGGGAATTGCGCGATATTGGGGTTCAGCACCGAGGCACAGTTGCAATGGCCTGTGTACCCTCAATTGCACGCAGCTTAATGCCAAGGTGCATCGAATATTGCTCGACGAAATGGCCGAACGTCTCTTTTTCAATAGAAGACGTCGCTGCCAAGGAAGTCGTTCAAAAGGTAGTACGCGGAGAGATTGAGTTTGGAATCTCCAGCGGCTTCATTGCAGAATCTGATCTTGAGATTCATACGCTCATGAACGATCCATTCTTAGTGGTTTGTCGTCGCGATGATGTTTTCGCAAAAAAGCGCGCTATTCCGTGGCCTCGACTGGGCGATCGTCAGCTTGTTATGCTGAACAATACCTCAGGTAGCAGACAGCAAATTATTGACACTCTCGCGCGCCTGAAGATTAACGCGCATATCGTTCTGGAACTTGCTCAGCCGAGCTCCGTCCTGGGAATGGTGGAGGCTGGCCTTGGCGTAGCTGTCGTCCCAGAGATGGTGGCGCCCTACGACAGTCACCCTACCTTAACCACCCGACCGCTGATGCGCCCTCAAACGAGTCGGAATATTCTGCTTTTCAAAAGAAGGGACCGATCACTGTCTCCAGCTGGGCTGGTGGTCTGGCAGACACTCTTTGAGCTCTTTGGAAGCGACACGAAGGGAAAAACAAAAGGAGGCATGGCCCGGAAAAAATGA
- a CDS encoding DUF2798 domain-containing protein, with product MLVPRKYSHYVFGMIQSGVTSGLAAGVATFGYQGERLFAHWMKSWLISWTLMVPLVLFAAPAIQRLTLTLTRERP from the coding sequence ATGTTGGTCCCACGTAAATACAGTCATTACGTCTTTGGGATGATTCAGTCGGGGGTCACGAGTGGCTTGGCTGCCGGCGTGGCCACGTTCGGTTATCAGGGAGAAAGACTCTTTGCGCACTGGATGAAGTCTTGGCTGATTTCTTGGACCCTGATGGTGCCCTTGGTGCTATTCGCTGCACCGGCTATTCAGCGTCTTACTTTGACTCTGACGCGGGAGAGACCTTAG
- a CDS encoding glutathione S-transferase family protein — MIDTLTPSKSPQTSHSKSAAPLRVLGRSNSFNVRKVLWVCDEIGIPFTREDYGRGFMPTDTPEFLELNLTGQVPVIIDGDRVMRESNTIVRYLAAKHGATDLYPEHPAGRQAIEEWMDWVAYDVTHALRGAFLGGQLREAPYDHPWYIEQGQKELIHVMGLLNKHLSENGPYVMGDRFTIADIPVGLVVNRWFNLTHPGLKRPDYPAVAAYYELMTERPAFRKHGRNGLP, encoded by the coding sequence ATGATCGATACACTGACTCCAAGTAAGTCTCCTCAGACTTCTCATTCAAAATCAGCAGCCCCTCTTCGCGTTCTTGGACGTTCAAACTCCTTCAACGTTCGCAAGGTTTTGTGGGTCTGCGACGAAATCGGAATCCCGTTCACGCGAGAGGATTACGGCCGCGGCTTCATGCCGACTGACACGCCGGAGTTCCTCGAGCTTAATCTGACGGGTCAAGTCCCGGTGATTATCGACGGCGATCGCGTGATGCGGGAGTCGAACACTATCGTTCGCTATCTCGCCGCCAAACATGGCGCCACCGACCTGTACCCAGAACATCCGGCTGGTCGGCAGGCGATCGAGGAGTGGATGGATTGGGTCGCATACGACGTCACGCATGCACTTCGCGGAGCATTTCTTGGCGGTCAACTAAGGGAAGCCCCGTACGATCATCCTTGGTACATCGAGCAAGGCCAGAAAGAGCTCATTCACGTTATGGGTCTCTTGAACAAGCACCTCTCGGAGAACGGGCCCTATGTGATGGGCGATCGCTTTACGATCGCAGATATTCCCGTGGGCCTAGTCGTCAACCGCTGGTTCAACCTCACCCATCCCGGTTTGAAACGGCCGGATTACCCCGCTGTCGCTGCTTATTACGAACTGATGACGGAGCGGCCAGCGTTCCGCAAGCACGGCCGAAACGGGCTGCCGTAA
- a CDS encoding haloacid dehalogenase type II, producing the protein MTIKAFVFDAYGTLYDIQSVAAVTDESFPGYGEVITQVWRMKQLEYTWQRSMMQRYVDFSVVTRESLVYSLKLLGLNYDQAVFDRIMDKYVHLDLYPDAKVALDALKPNKLAILSNGSSDMLGPLVKNTGLDRILDATISIDSERIFKPAPAAYALIEKRLRVQPSEVVFVSSNPFDVVGAKAFGLNVAWIERVTPEAMAAEVKPNAPIYPVTMFKAIRTQMDELGFQPDHRIHTLSELATVV; encoded by the coding sequence GTGACTATCAAAGCTTTCGTATTCGACGCCTACGGCACACTTTATGATATCCAATCCGTCGCCGCCGTAACGGATGAGTCCTTCCCTGGCTATGGTGAGGTCATTACGCAAGTCTGGCGTATGAAGCAGCTCGAATATACGTGGCAACGCAGCATGATGCAGCGTTATGTGGATTTCTCTGTAGTGACGCGGGAGTCTTTGGTCTACTCACTAAAGCTTCTTGGCCTCAACTACGATCAGGCGGTGTTTGACCGCATCATGGACAAGTACGTTCATCTTGATCTCTATCCGGATGCGAAGGTTGCTCTCGATGCGTTAAAGCCGAACAAGCTCGCTATTCTATCGAATGGCAGTTCGGATATGCTGGGTCCTCTTGTGAAGAATACGGGCCTTGACCGCATACTTGACGCCACGATTAGCATCGACAGCGAGCGAATCTTCAAGCCGGCCCCTGCAGCTTATGCGCTAATTGAAAAAAGACTCAGGGTGCAGCCGAGCGAAGTGGTCTTCGTTTCATCAAATCCGTTTGACGTTGTGGGCGCCAAAGCCTTCGGTCTTAACGTTGCATGGATCGAGAGGGTGACGCCGGAGGCGATGGCGGCGGAAGTCAAACCGAATGCGCCAATCTATCCTGTGACGATGTTCAAAGCGATCCGTACCCAGATGGATGAGCTAGGGTTTCAACCAGACCATCGCATCCATACGCTGTCGGAACTAGCAACTGTAGTTTAA
- a CDS encoding MFS transporter → MAITREAEGVAANAASPSSSISAHTLVTTLLCILFAIMYLDRVNISAAAASVKDHFSLTNAEMGIIFSGFSWAYLASVLFGGWGARKFGAKSTLIVCVIVVGIGTIATGLAGGLITLFVARLVVGLGEGPAFPAATQAMRNWYPPDRFGYIQGITHSASRLGAALAPPIVAALIIWADWRVSFVVCGTSALIWCFFWWSTFQDDPRTHPRVDPRCLEGLTVSLPNRRAKTPLWVLTKRMFPVTLVMFAYGWTYWVFVSWLPLYFVNQHGTNLKNSALLTSALFFAGLIGNTVGGVVSDRILRKTGRNRLARCSVIAVSLVGAAVFITPTMFINDLYYVVPLLACAMFFLELTIAPMYAIPMDISKDYAGLGSAYVIMGVGISGIVSPVVFGWLIDRTGNWNVPFASGIGILLAGSLAVILLRPDVPLIISPSKE, encoded by the coding sequence ATGGCTATTACGCGGGAGGCGGAAGGTGTAGCGGCAAATGCCGCATCACCAAGCTCATCCATAAGTGCTCATACCCTGGTTACGACGCTTCTCTGCATTCTCTTTGCGATTATGTATCTCGACCGGGTGAATATCTCTGCTGCCGCCGCCTCTGTGAAGGATCATTTTTCCCTCACGAATGCGGAAATGGGCATCATATTCAGCGGATTTTCTTGGGCCTACTTGGCATCGGTCCTATTTGGCGGCTGGGGCGCGAGAAAGTTCGGCGCCAAATCAACTCTGATTGTCTGCGTGATCGTCGTCGGCATCGGAACGATCGCGACGGGACTCGCAGGCGGTCTTATAACTCTCTTCGTGGCCAGACTTGTCGTTGGATTGGGCGAGGGTCCTGCGTTCCCCGCGGCAACTCAGGCTATGCGGAATTGGTATCCCCCCGACCGCTTCGGCTATATCCAAGGCATTACGCATAGCGCTTCGCGCCTTGGAGCGGCACTTGCTCCTCCCATCGTGGCTGCGCTGATCATTTGGGCAGACTGGCGGGTCTCTTTCGTCGTGTGCGGGACCAGCGCGCTCATTTGGTGCTTTTTTTGGTGGTCGACTTTCCAGGATGATCCCAGAACTCACCCGCGTGTAGATCCCCGATGTCTTGAAGGTCTCACAGTCTCACTGCCCAATCGTCGCGCCAAAACGCCGTTATGGGTTCTCACCAAGCGTATGTTTCCGGTAACGCTGGTGATGTTCGCGTACGGTTGGACGTACTGGGTGTTTGTATCTTGGCTACCGCTTTACTTCGTAAACCAGCACGGGACCAATCTAAAAAACTCAGCACTTCTGACGAGCGCTTTGTTCTTCGCCGGGCTCATCGGTAACACCGTAGGAGGCGTCGTATCAGATCGAATCCTACGAAAAACGGGACGCAATCGGTTGGCTCGATGCAGCGTGATCGCCGTATCTCTCGTTGGAGCCGCTGTTTTCATTACACCAACGATGTTCATCAACGATTTGTACTACGTCGTCCCATTGCTAGCTTGTGCAATGTTCTTTCTCGAGCTGACGATTGCACCAATGTACGCCATTCCGATGGATATCTCGAAAGACTACGCGGGCCTTGGAAGTGCTTACGTGATCATGGGCGTTGGCATTTCCGGTATCGTATCGCCAGTGGTTTTTGGCTGGCTTATCGACCGTACGGGAAATTGGAATGTGCCTTTTGCGTCGGGCATTGGGATCCTGCTTGCCGGAAGTTTAGCGGTCATTCTGCTGCGGCCTGATGTGCCGCTTATTATCTCTCCGTCGAAGGAATAG
- a CDS encoding DUF485 domain-containing protein — MRDITLTGAAYASIRVLIAEKKKYLIPMTITFMVAFMGPVILAGFARETMGMRVWGAFNLGFLLIALNYLLSWVLALIYVRVANDVFDPLAAKAVSQLKAAGKHR, encoded by the coding sequence ATGCGTGACATAACGCTGACGGGGGCTGCGTATGCCTCTATTCGAGTTTTGATAGCTGAGAAGAAAAAGTATCTGATCCCGATGACGATCACCTTCATGGTGGCGTTCATGGGACCGGTCATACTTGCCGGATTTGCAAGGGAAACGATGGGAATGCGCGTGTGGGGCGCGTTCAATCTCGGCTTCCTCCTGATTGCATTAAACTATCTGCTATCGTGGGTCCTGGCGCTGATTTACGTTCGCGTCGCAAACGATGTCTTTGATCCTCTTGCTGCCAAGGCTGTTTCCCAACTCAAAGCGGCAGGGAAACATCGATGA
- a CDS encoding LysR substrate-binding domain-containing protein, with the protein MNFDIDCLRTFLIIADTMSFSRAAESVGRTQSTVSQQINKLEAQVGKSVLERRKGRVLELTSEGTKLVQYARRILQLNDEAFGSMSDAALTGFVKLGVPLDFFGRDFTAWLTAFKRSHPMVGLEVEANQSENLLKRTERSEFDLAFFKQDAGASHGTVVLKEQLVWVSGPSFVPEREGSLPLILFPEGCAYRRSAQTAMKREGRTWHRSFVGPSFECLRAATIEGMGATVLARALVEAPLRVLGPRSGLPPLPSVEVVYAYGRRANSRVVSELALFLADCLSNSGVSRPPQRPLQLSRARNTAARL; encoded by the coding sequence ATGAATTTCGACATAGATTGCCTCCGCACATTCCTGATTATTGCTGATACGATGAGCTTTTCACGTGCAGCAGAGTCGGTGGGGCGCACCCAATCGACAGTCAGCCAGCAGATCAACAAGTTGGAAGCTCAGGTCGGCAAGAGTGTCCTCGAGCGCCGCAAGGGCAGAGTCCTTGAGCTAACAAGCGAAGGTACTAAGCTGGTGCAATATGCGCGGCGTATTTTGCAGCTCAACGACGAGGCGTTCGGCTCAATGTCGGATGCGGCTCTCACGGGCTTTGTTAAGCTCGGTGTACCACTCGATTTCTTTGGCCGTGATTTCACCGCTTGGCTGACAGCGTTTAAGCGTTCACATCCGATGGTAGGACTGGAGGTGGAGGCTAACCAGTCAGAGAACCTGCTCAAACGTACAGAGCGTAGCGAGTTCGATCTTGCCTTCTTCAAGCAAGATGCAGGAGCTTCACACGGCACGGTGGTACTCAAAGAACAATTGGTTTGGGTGAGCGGACCATCTTTTGTGCCCGAACGCGAAGGATCGCTGCCCCTGATTCTCTTTCCGGAAGGCTGTGCTTATCGTCGTTCGGCGCAAACAGCTATGAAGAGAGAAGGACGCACCTGGCACAGGAGTTTCGTCGGACCGAGCTTTGAATGTCTGCGGGCCGCTACTATTGAAGGAATGGGAGCCACTGTATTAGCTAGAGCGCTGGTCGAAGCGCCTCTGCGCGTTCTAGGACCTCGTTCAGGACTTCCGCCATTACCGAGCGTGGAAGTAGTTTATGCTTATGGCCGCCGCGCCAACTCACGGGTCGTTTCTGAATTAGCTTTGTTTTTGGCCGACTGCCTCAGTAATTCGGGAGTAAGCAGACCCCCCCAACGCCCCCTCCAACTATCAAGAGCACGAAACACCGCGGCGCGACTGTAA
- a CDS encoding pyridoxal-phosphate-dependent aminotransferase family protein, translated as MKHMPGRHFLQIPGPTNTPLPILAAIAKPTIDHRGPEFGELGLDVLKRIRGVFKTKGPVIIYPCSGTGAWEAALVNTLSAGDHVLMYETGWFSTLWSKMTLALGLKPEFIKGDWRSGVDAKALESALLADTAHKFKAVAVVHNETSTGAVSNIAAVRRAIDNAKHPALLLVDTISSLGSIDFRHDEWGVDVTVGGSQKGLMLPPGIAFNAISNKALEASKQAKLPRSFLGWNEMLAANATGYFPYTPSTNLLQGLKVALDLIEEEGLDEVFARHDRAASATRRAVEHWGFEIQCRNPAEYSSSLTAVRLPEGHSADRLRKEILERTNTSLGNGLGILADRVFRIGHLGDFNAASVLGTLAAVEVGLKATGIPYRSGGLDAAIETLNGNLPPSNKMGEAAE; from the coding sequence ATGAAACATATGCCGGGACGTCATTTTCTACAAATTCCGGGGCCGACGAATACGCCTCTACCCATTCTTGCAGCGATTGCAAAACCAACGATTGATCATCGCGGTCCAGAGTTTGGTGAACTCGGCCTGGATGTTCTGAAACGTATCCGCGGCGTGTTCAAGACGAAGGGGCCCGTCATTATTTATCCCTGCTCTGGAACTGGAGCTTGGGAGGCGGCACTCGTCAATACGTTGTCCGCTGGCGACCACGTGCTGATGTATGAAACCGGATGGTTCTCCACTTTATGGAGCAAGATGACTTTGGCTCTTGGTTTGAAGCCCGAGTTTATCAAAGGTGATTGGCGAAGCGGCGTTGATGCAAAGGCGCTCGAATCTGCTCTTCTCGCCGATACAGCGCACAAGTTCAAAGCGGTGGCAGTCGTCCACAATGAAACCTCCACGGGTGCTGTGTCTAATATAGCGGCGGTACGAAGGGCCATCGACAACGCCAAGCACCCGGCATTGTTACTGGTTGACACTATCTCCTCGCTTGGATCGATCGACTTTCGTCATGATGAGTGGGGTGTGGATGTCACAGTTGGTGGTTCGCAAAAGGGATTGATGCTTCCGCCAGGCATTGCCTTCAATGCGATTTCGAACAAAGCGCTGGAGGCGTCGAAGCAGGCAAAGTTGCCCCGCAGCTTTTTGGGCTGGAACGAGATGCTCGCAGCCAACGCAACCGGCTATTTCCCTTACACACCATCCACGAACCTCCTTCAGGGGTTGAAGGTCGCGCTCGACCTGATCGAAGAAGAGGGGCTCGACGAAGTGTTCGCTCGGCATGACCGTGCTGCATCGGCGACACGCCGCGCGGTTGAGCATTGGGGCTTCGAAATTCAGTGCCGCAATCCGGCCGAGTATTCATCGTCGCTAACGGCGGTGAGACTGCCTGAGGGTCATTCCGCTGACCGGTTACGCAAGGAAATTTTGGAGCGAACCAATACTTCGCTGGGTAATGGACTGGGAATTCTTGCAGATCGAGTATTCCGCATCGGCCACCTTGGCGACTTCAATGCGGCCTCGGTGCTGGGCACACTTGCGGCCGTTGAAGTCGGTCTGAAGGCGACCGGAATTCCCTACCGATCTGGAGGTCTCGATGCCGCCATCGAGACTCTCAACGGAAATCTTCCTCCGAGCAACAAAATGGGAGAGGCGGCCGAGTAG
- a CDS encoding glutathione S-transferase N-terminal domain-containing protein: MIDLYYWTTPNGHKISLCLEEMGLRYLVKPVEIGKGEQFRPEYLAISPNNKIPAIVDHDPIHGGEPLALFESGAILIYLAEKSGKFLPTRTCERFDVLQWLMWQMGGLGPMAGQNHHFAGYTAERIQYAIDRYVNETNRLYGVLNKRLSERKFVAGEYSIADMAIYPWIVPYERQSQKLDDFPYLRRWFETIKARPATIRAYDVAKRINPTNAPTVNEQSKKILFGQTALK; this comes from the coding sequence ATGATCGATCTCTATTATTGGACCACGCCAAACGGGCATAAAATTTCGCTTTGCCTTGAAGAAATGGGCCTGCGTTATTTGGTGAAGCCCGTAGAAATCGGGAAGGGTGAACAATTCAGGCCTGAGTATTTGGCGATTTCACCGAACAACAAAATTCCAGCCATTGTCGATCATGATCCGATTCATGGCGGTGAGCCATTGGCCTTGTTCGAATCTGGCGCGATCTTAATTTATCTTGCAGAAAAATCCGGCAAATTTCTGCCGACTCGGACCTGCGAACGTTTCGATGTCCTGCAATGGCTAATGTGGCAGATGGGTGGGCTGGGGCCCATGGCCGGGCAGAACCATCATTTCGCAGGATATACTGCTGAAAGGATTCAGTATGCGATCGACCGCTACGTGAACGAGACTAATCGACTATACGGAGTCTTAAACAAGCGCTTGTCTGAGAGAAAGTTCGTCGCAGGAGAATATTCGATTGCGGATATGGCAATCTATCCATGGATCGTTCCCTATGAGCGCCAGAGCCAGAAACTCGACGATTTTCCATATCTGAGGCGATGGTTTGAAACGATCAAGGCGCGGCCCGCAACTATCCGGGCGTATGATGTTGCGAAGAGAATAAATCCCACAAATGCGCCGACAGTAAATGAGCAGTCTAAGAAAATTCTATTCGGACAGACCGCCTTGAAATGA
- a CDS encoding ketopantoate reductase family protein, whose amino-acid sequence MSKRNILILGASYGSLLASKLLFGGHNVTLVCLPAEADLINAEGFRVRMPIRGRKDEIEIDSRKLPGKVSAAGPADVNPKDYDLIGLAMQEPQYGSPGVRELLDAVAKSRVPCMSIMNMPPLPYMQRIPNLDAGPLKPAYTAPEVWANFDPGRLTLCSPDPQAIRPPEEKVNVLQVTLPTNFKVARFDDEASNEILRNLERDIQAIRFDAPEGKIELPVKLRFHDSLFVPLAKWAMLMAGNYRCITPDGMRTAQEAVHSNLEESRSIYNFVVDVCVKLGASRDDMVPFEKYAAAAESLSRPASAARALNNGAPNIERADKLVQLTAREIGMSHPVLDAIVALVDKRLEANRKKAAA is encoded by the coding sequence ATGTCTAAACGCAACATCCTGATCCTCGGAGCCTCTTACGGCTCACTGCTGGCCTCGAAACTTCTGTTCGGCGGCCATAACGTCACGCTGGTGTGCTTGCCGGCGGAGGCCGATCTCATCAACGCGGAAGGCTTTCGTGTGCGAATGCCGATCCGCGGCCGCAAGGACGAGATCGAGATCGATTCCCGGAAATTGCCGGGCAAGGTTTCGGCCGCCGGTCCCGCCGACGTGAACCCCAAAGACTACGACCTGATCGGTCTTGCGATGCAGGAGCCGCAATACGGTTCTCCGGGCGTGCGCGAACTGCTCGATGCCGTCGCGAAGTCGCGGGTGCCGTGCATGTCGATCATGAACATGCCGCCGCTGCCCTACATGCAGCGCATCCCAAACCTCGACGCCGGGCCGTTGAAGCCGGCCTACACCGCGCCCGAGGTCTGGGCGAATTTCGATCCGGGTAGGCTGACGTTGTGCAGTCCCGACCCGCAGGCGATCCGCCCGCCGGAGGAGAAGGTCAACGTCCTGCAAGTGACGCTGCCGACCAACTTCAAGGTCGCGCGCTTCGATGACGAGGCGAGCAACGAAATCCTCCGCAATCTGGAGCGGGACATCCAGGCGATACGTTTTGACGCACCGGAGGGCAAGATCGAGCTCCCGGTGAAGCTGCGCTTCCACGATTCGCTGTTCGTGCCGCTCGCGAAATGGGCGATGCTGATGGCGGGCAACTATCGCTGCATCACGCCGGACGGCATGCGCACCGCGCAGGAGGCGGTTCACTCCAATCTCGAGGAATCGCGCTCGATCTACAATTTCGTGGTGGATGTCTGCGTGAAGCTCGGGGCTTCGCGCGACGACATGGTGCCGTTCGAGAAATACGCCGCGGCAGCGGAAAGTCTGTCACGCCCGGCCTCCGCCGCGCGCGCGCTCAACAACGGCGCGCCGAACATCGAACGGGCCGACAAGCTGGTGCAGTTGACGGCCCGCGAGATTGGCATGAGCCACCCCGTGCTCGACGCCATCGTGGCCCTTGTCGACAAGCGTTTGGAGGCGAATCGGAAGAAGGCTGCGGCTTAG